One Solanum lycopersicum chromosome 2, SLM_r2.1 genomic region harbors:
- the LOC104645584 gene encoding uncharacterized protein — MIRHPDHNYIDPIHIYLHEQPTYCFHVEEEPDGNPWYNDIRGYLKSGEYTNDATNVQKRTIQRLATLFFLSGEILYRRIPDMGLLRCVEAGEARRLVEEIHEAHVALT; from the coding sequence ATGATTCGACACCCTGATCACAATTACATCGATCCTATTCACATTTACCTACATGAACAACCAACCTATTGtttccatgttgaggaagagcCTGATGGAAATCCCTGGTACAATGACATTAGAGGATATTTGAAGAGTGGCGAATACACAAATGATGCAACAAATGTACAAAAGCGTACAATTCAGAGGTTAGCAaccctattttttttaagtggGGAAATCCTCTATAGGAGAATTCCTGACATGGGGCTTCTAAGATGCGTCGAAGCAGGAGAGGCTCGCAGGCTGGTTGAAGAGATACATGAGGCACATGTGGCCCTCACATGA